The following proteins are encoded in a genomic region of Mycobacterium sp. 155:
- a CDS encoding FAD-dependent monooxygenase — MTDTDVLIAGAGPVGLTAAIELARNGIGCRIVDPLLEPPQYAKAVGIQPRTLELFERMGVLRQVLDASVQLRGQLAYVNGEQVGQLDLALPDDVPFHFVGLPQYAAERILREELTAHGVAIESGRRLTGFAQDGDGVTTTLTDADGTQQTARARYLIGADGAHSLVRKVLGLSFEGAAFDEQYMLGDVEVDWSLPPGYTVRAMHQTAGQTDDLLVCIPLPGRKRYRMSMLVPDELTVAPNGDVQHGFQEQRTPELAHIQAVLDRLAPEPTTARNLRWSSVFRISHRIVDSYGRLRVFVAGDAAHIHPPTGAQGMNTGIQDAQNLAWKLALAVSGVAAEGLLDSYDAERRPVGEEVVGRTVRHARQGIGAGTTDPEQVMRREAQLLIDYGGSPIISPGDDTSAPRPGTRAPDARGLTRDEVVPAQRLFTLLAGCRHTLLCYVGRRCDDDVIAAIEQVVAAAVAACHGLVDTYLIAHPDAAADTTILPLIRDSAEDFARAYAAADPTVYVVRPDGYVGYVSRGRVDAAALVAHLKLTFR, encoded by the coding sequence GTGACCGACACGGACGTGCTCATCGCTGGTGCCGGGCCGGTCGGTCTGACCGCCGCGATCGAACTGGCCCGAAATGGCATCGGATGTCGAATCGTCGACCCTCTACTGGAACCCCCGCAGTATGCGAAGGCCGTCGGCATTCAGCCCCGCACGCTCGAACTGTTTGAACGGATGGGTGTGTTGCGGCAGGTGCTCGATGCGTCGGTTCAGCTGCGCGGTCAGCTCGCCTACGTCAACGGCGAGCAGGTCGGGCAGCTGGATCTGGCGCTGCCCGACGACGTACCTTTCCACTTCGTCGGGCTGCCGCAGTACGCGGCCGAACGTATCCTGCGCGAGGAGTTGACGGCTCACGGCGTCGCGATTGAGAGCGGTCGGCGACTGACCGGGTTCGCGCAGGACGGTGACGGGGTCACCACGACGCTGACCGACGCCGACGGGACGCAGCAGACTGCCCGGGCGCGGTATCTGATCGGTGCGGACGGCGCACATTCGCTGGTGCGCAAGGTACTCGGCCTGTCGTTCGAGGGCGCGGCGTTCGACGAACAGTACATGCTCGGCGATGTCGAGGTGGACTGGTCGTTGCCGCCCGGTTACACCGTGCGGGCCATGCACCAGACAGCTGGGCAGACCGACGATCTGCTGGTCTGTATTCCGCTGCCGGGTCGCAAGCGTTACCGGATGTCGATGCTCGTGCCCGACGAACTCACCGTGGCGCCGAACGGCGATGTGCAGCACGGGTTTCAGGAGCAGCGCACGCCGGAGTTGGCCCACATCCAGGCGGTGTTGGACCGGCTCGCGCCGGAGCCCACCACGGCGAGGAATCTGCGGTGGTCGTCGGTGTTCCGGATCAGCCACCGCATCGTCGACTCCTACGGCCGCCTCCGGGTGTTCGTGGCAGGCGATGCGGCGCACATCCATCCGCCGACCGGGGCGCAGGGCATGAACACCGGGATCCAGGATGCCCAGAACCTGGCGTGGAAGCTTGCGCTGGCGGTGTCAGGCGTTGCGGCCGAGGGGTTGTTGGACAGTTATGACGCCGAACGTCGTCCGGTGGGGGAGGAGGTGGTGGGCCGCACCGTCCGCCACGCCCGACAGGGCATTGGTGCGGGCACCACCGATCCCGAGCAGGTCATGCGTCGTGAGGCGCAGTTGCTGATCGACTACGGCGGCAGCCCGATCATCAGCCCCGGCGACGACACCTCCGCGCCGCGACCCGGTACTCGGGCTCCGGATGCCCGCGGCCTGACCCGCGACGAGGTCGTACCGGCCCAACGACTGTTCACCCTGCTGGCCGGGTGCCGGCACACGTTGCTCTGTTACGTCGGCCGGCGGTGCGACGACGATGTCATCGCGGCGATCGAGCAGGTGGTCGCCGCCGCGGTAGCAGCCTGCCACGGACTCGTCGACACGTATCTGATCGCGCACCCGGATGCTGCGGCGGATACCACGATCCTCCCGCTGATCCGGGACAGCGCAGAAGATTTCGCACGAGCCTACGCGGCGGCAGACCCGACGGTATACGTCGTCCGGCCGGACGGGTACGTGGGTTACGTGTCGCGCGGGCGGGTCGATGCCGCTGCCCTGGTCGCCCATCTCAAACTCACCTTCCGGTGA
- a CDS encoding dihydrofolate reductase family protein: protein MAQLLKVQNFNVSSDGFGAGENQSRERPFGHADPADMFSWAGATASWPNRTDPGGSRGLDDYLTRDFANNIGAEIMGRNKFSPYRGPWEDHEWQGWWGEEPPFHTPVFVMTHYRRPSFTLSDTTFHFVNAAPATVLDQAREAAQGKDVRLGGGATTIRQFLDADLVDTLHVAVSPIELGGGSRLWRSPEELDDRFHHDVVPSPSGVTHHLFWRT from the coding sequence GTGGCCCAACTGCTCAAAGTCCAGAATTTCAATGTCTCCAGCGACGGCTTCGGCGCCGGCGAGAATCAGAGCCGCGAGCGGCCGTTCGGCCACGCCGACCCCGCGGATATGTTCTCCTGGGCCGGTGCCACGGCCAGTTGGCCTAATCGCACCGACCCGGGTGGCAGTCGTGGTCTGGACGACTACCTCACCCGCGACTTTGCCAACAACATCGGCGCAGAAATCATGGGCCGCAACAAGTTCAGCCCGTATCGCGGGCCGTGGGAGGATCATGAATGGCAGGGCTGGTGGGGCGAAGAGCCGCCCTTCCACACACCGGTTTTCGTCATGACCCACTACCGGCGGCCGTCATTCACCCTCTCCGACACCACGTTCCACTTCGTCAACGCCGCCCCGGCTACCGTCCTGGACCAGGCACGTGAGGCCGCACAGGGCAAGGATGTCCGGCTCGGTGGCGGTGCGACCACCATCCGACAGTTCCTCGATGCCGACCTTGTCGACACGCTGCACGTGGCGGTGTCTCCGATCGAGTTGGGTGGCGGATCCCGCCTGTGGCGGTCACCGGAGGAGTTGGACGATCGGTTCCACCACGATGTTGTGCCGAGCCCCAGTGGCGTGACCCACCACTTGTTCTGGCGCACATGA
- a CDS encoding wax ester/triacylglycerol synthase family O-acyltransferase: MSNVPELDAAGLPEELSAVDQLLHRGEANPRTRSGIMGVEILDTTPDWERFRTRFENASRKVLRLRQKVVMPSLPTVAPRWVVDPDFNLDYHVRRLRVPAPGTLRELFDIAEVAMQSPLDISRPLWSATLVEGLEGGRAATILHLSHAVTDGVGSIEMFASIYDLERDPEPSPAPPLPIPQDLSPNDLMRQGVNRLPGTIAGGVLGALGAGVRVATRAVRDPVSAISGVVDYAMSGARVMGPAADPSPLLRRRSLSSRTEAIDIKFSDLHRASKAAGCSINDAYLAGLCGALRLYHETMGIPIQNLPMAVPVNLRSEDDPAGGNRFAGVNIAAPVGIVDPEHRMKAVRAQMTSKREERAIDMVGAIAPVLSFLPDTFLESVAGNVVHSDVQASNVAMYPGETFIVGAKIVRHYGIGPLPGVAIMAVLISRGGHVTVTTRYDRASITNEPLFAQCLLDGFNEILGLGGDGRAAPATFTAEAPASAEAASNGSGAQ; this comes from the coding sequence ATGAGTAACGTGCCGGAGTTGGATGCGGCCGGATTGCCCGAGGAACTGAGTGCCGTCGACCAGCTCCTGCACCGCGGCGAGGCAAATCCTCGCACCCGGTCGGGGATCATGGGGGTCGAGATTCTCGACACCACCCCGGACTGGGAGCGGTTCCGCACGCGTTTCGAGAACGCGTCGCGCAAGGTACTGCGGTTACGGCAGAAAGTGGTCATGCCGTCGTTGCCCACGGTGGCGCCACGCTGGGTGGTGGATCCCGATTTCAACCTGGACTACCACGTGCGGCGACTGCGGGTGCCGGCGCCGGGAACGTTGCGTGAGCTCTTCGACATCGCCGAGGTTGCGATGCAGTCGCCGCTGGACATCTCCCGGCCGTTGTGGAGCGCGACGCTCGTGGAAGGTCTGGAAGGCGGCCGCGCCGCGACCATCTTGCACCTGAGCCACGCGGTGACCGACGGTGTCGGCAGCATCGAGATGTTCGCGAGCATCTATGACCTGGAACGCGATCCCGAACCCAGTCCTGCACCGCCGCTGCCGATCCCACAGGATCTGTCGCCCAATGACCTGATGCGCCAAGGGGTCAACCGGCTTCCCGGCACCATTGCCGGCGGCGTGCTCGGTGCGCTGGGTGCGGGGGTGCGCGTCGCGACCCGGGCGGTGCGTGACCCGGTTTCAGCGATCAGTGGCGTCGTGGATTACGCCATGTCGGGTGCGCGGGTGATGGGCCCGGCCGCCGACCCGTCGCCCCTGCTGCGGCGGCGTAGCCTGTCGTCGCGCACCGAAGCGATCGACATCAAGTTCAGCGATCTGCACCGGGCATCCAAGGCCGCCGGCTGCTCCATCAACGACGCCTACCTGGCCGGACTGTGCGGCGCGCTGCGGCTCTATCACGAGACGATGGGCATTCCGATCCAGAACCTGCCGATGGCGGTGCCGGTCAATCTGCGCTCCGAGGATGACCCGGCCGGCGGCAACCGGTTCGCCGGGGTCAACATTGCCGCGCCCGTCGGCATCGTCGATCCGGAGCACCGCATGAAGGCGGTGCGGGCGCAGATGACGAGCAAACGTGAAGAGCGTGCCATCGACATGGTCGGTGCCATCGCGCCGGTGCTCAGCTTCCTGCCGGATACCTTCCTGGAATCAGTGGCCGGGAACGTGGTGCACTCCGACGTCCAGGCCAGCAACGTGGCGATGTATCCGGGCGAGACGTTCATCGTAGGTGCGAAGATCGTGCGGCACTACGGCATTGGACCGCTCCCCGGGGTGGCGATCATGGCCGTGCTGATTTCCCGGGGAGGTCATGTCACCGTCACGACCCGGTACGACCGAGCCTCGATCACCAACGAACCGCTGTTCGCGCAATGCTTGCTTGACGGCTTCAACGAGATCCTCGGGCTAGGGGGCGACGGCCGCGCCGCCCCGGCCACGTTCACTGCCGAGGCGCCTGCTTCGGCCGAGGCCGCGTCGAATGGGAGCGGAGCACAGTGA
- a CDS encoding HAD-IB family hydrolase, translating into MTSPGGSEKSKQRLPGSLAEIEASPEGAEVGAFFDLDGTLVAGFTGVLMTQDRLRRGQMGVGEFIGMMQAGLNHQLGRSEFEDLIGKGARMLRGNSMSDLDELGERLFLQHVRDRIYPEMRAMVRAHMDRGHTVVLSSSALTVQVDPVARFLGIDNVLCNKFETDDDSLITGEVQAPVIWGPGKAHAVQEFSAENGVDLAKSYFYADGDEDVALMYLVGNPRPTNPAGKLAAVAAKRGWPILRFSSRSGSSPVSQLRTAAGYASMMPLAAGAIGWGLLNRNKRSGVNLFTSLMGRVLLGVTGVSLDVLGKENLTAERPAVFIFNHRNQADPVIAGTLVSDNFTGVGKKELANDPLVGTLGKVMDTAFIDRDNPEKAVESLHKIEELARKGLSVLIAPEGTRLDTTEVGPFKKGAFRIAMAAGVPVVPIVIRNAEVIAARDSSTFNPGTVDVAVYPPIPVDDWTLEELPERIAEVRQIYLDTLKSWPDDELPTFPIYSRPRSPKPKIRSVPNKTDAAGTNSGAGRTVKGRP; encoded by the coding sequence GTGACGTCACCAGGAGGATCAGAAAAGTCGAAGCAGCGGTTGCCGGGCTCGCTGGCCGAAATCGAGGCAAGCCCCGAAGGCGCCGAGGTCGGGGCATTCTTCGATCTCGACGGCACTCTGGTGGCCGGGTTCACCGGGGTGCTGATGACCCAGGATCGGCTGCGGCGTGGACAGATGGGTGTCGGCGAGTTCATTGGGATGATGCAGGCGGGACTGAACCATCAGCTCGGTCGGTCCGAATTCGAGGATCTGATCGGCAAGGGTGCCCGCATGCTGCGCGGGAATTCGATGAGCGATCTCGACGAGCTGGGGGAGCGGTTGTTCCTCCAGCACGTGCGTGACCGGATCTACCCCGAGATGCGGGCCATGGTGCGCGCCCACATGGATCGCGGCCACACAGTCGTGCTCAGCTCGTCGGCGTTGACGGTTCAGGTGGATCCCGTTGCGCGGTTCCTCGGTATCGACAATGTGCTGTGCAACAAGTTCGAAACCGACGATGACAGCCTGATCACCGGTGAGGTGCAGGCGCCGGTCATCTGGGGGCCCGGCAAAGCTCATGCGGTGCAGGAGTTCTCGGCCGAAAACGGTGTCGACCTGGCGAAGAGCTACTTCTACGCCGACGGTGACGAGGACGTCGCACTGATGTACCTTGTGGGCAATCCACGTCCCACCAACCCGGCGGGCAAGCTGGCCGCGGTCGCCGCCAAACGTGGCTGGCCGATCCTGCGGTTCAGTAGCCGCAGCGGCAGCAGCCCGGTGTCGCAGCTGCGAACGGCCGCCGGCTACGCCTCGATGATGCCCTTGGCCGCGGGCGCCATCGGCTGGGGTCTGCTCAACCGCAACAAACGTAGCGGGGTCAACCTGTTCACGTCGTTGATGGGCCGAGTGCTGTTGGGCGTCACGGGCGTCAGCCTCGACGTGCTGGGAAAGGAGAACCTGACGGCCGAGCGGCCCGCGGTCTTCATCTTCAACCACCGCAACCAGGCCGACCCGGTGATCGCCGGAACGTTGGTCAGCGACAACTTCACCGGCGTGGGCAAGAAGGAACTCGCCAACGATCCGTTGGTGGGCACTCTCGGCAAGGTCATGGACACCGCGTTCATCGACCGGGACAACCCGGAGAAGGCGGTCGAGAGTCTGCACAAGATCGAAGAGCTTGCCCGCAAAGGCCTTTCGGTACTCATTGCACCGGAGGGCACCCGGCTGGACACCACCGAGGTAGGTCCGTTCAAGAAGGGCGCATTCCGTATCGCCATGGCCGCAGGCGTCCCCGTCGTGCCGATCGTCATCCGTAACGCGGAGGTGATCGCGGCCCGCGACTCCAGCACGTTCAATCCTGGGACGGTGGACGTCGCAGTGTATCCGCCCATCCCGGTGGACGACTGGACCCTCGAGGAACTGCCCGAACGGATCGCCGAGGTGCGCCAGATCTACCTCGACACGCTCAAGTCGTGGCCCGACGACGAACTCCCGACCTTCCCGATCTACAGCCGGCCCAGATCACCCAAGCCGAAAATCCGCAGTGTGCCCAACAAAACTGATGCGGCAGGGACGAATTCAGGCGCCGGCCGGACCGTGAAGGGTCGGCCGTGA
- a CDS encoding glycerol-3-phosphate 1-O-acyltransferase: MTAPVDYFASFSTTDDALVLASVSSPAELELLNDWLRTHRRDHPDSKIDVLQLPATDEPAPGVLASLVKELETDEDRLVVPVRVFWVPAGLPTRLKVVGLISGRDTYRPPEILQRRILRKDPSRARVVAGEPAKVSELRRQWSEQTTAESPREFARFVLRRAALAIERVELRLLGPEYKSPRLIKPEILASARFQEGLEQIPGATVEKAGEMLDELSTGWSRFSVDLIPALGRLFSRGFDPRIDYDREQVEKMRRNLETHPAVLLFSHRSYIDGGIVPLAMQENRLPPVHTFAGINLSFGIMGPLMRHSGVIFLRRKLDDPLYKYVLRQFVGYIVEKRFNLSWAIEGTRSRTGKMLPPKLGLLAYVADAYLDGRADDILLQPVSISFDQLHETAEYAAYARGGEKRPESFSWLYNFIKAQGERNYGKIYVRFPEAVSMRQYLGEPHGPMVEDEAAKRLAMQKMAFEVAWRILRVTPVNATGLVSALLLTTKGIALTLDQLHHTLQDSLDYLERKNTPITNSALRLRTLEGVRSAVDALSNGHPVTRVDGGREPVWRIAPENELEAAFYRNSLIHAFLETSIVELALAHAAHTADDPLQAFWDQAMRLRDLLKFDFYFADSAAFRENIAEEMSWHTRTRGGQEGPRTRGGQEGPRTRGGQEESSWETHVSAGGEEIFQLLRAKRPLIAGAMLRPFFEADQIVADVLRDAPAEISEKDLTTRALGLGTQQVAQGRVQSNEAVSTLLFATARQVAADQNLLTPAADLAARREAFLREIRGIVADMTQVEQIARDRFFVEERLRHRQSSESA; the protein is encoded by the coding sequence GTGACGGCCCCCGTGGACTATTTCGCGAGCTTCAGCACCACCGATGATGCCCTGGTGCTGGCGTCGGTGTCCTCGCCGGCGGAACTGGAACTGCTCAACGACTGGCTGCGGACACATCGGCGCGACCATCCCGATTCCAAGATCGACGTGCTGCAGCTCCCCGCCACCGACGAACCCGCACCCGGCGTGCTGGCCAGCCTGGTCAAGGAGCTGGAGACCGACGAGGACCGGCTGGTGGTGCCGGTGCGGGTGTTCTGGGTACCGGCCGGACTGCCCACCCGACTCAAGGTGGTGGGGCTCATCTCCGGCCGGGACACCTACCGGCCACCGGAGATCCTGCAGCGGCGGATCCTGCGCAAAGACCCATCCCGCGCGCGGGTGGTGGCCGGTGAGCCGGCCAAGGTCTCCGAGCTACGGCGCCAGTGGAGTGAGCAGACGACCGCCGAAAGTCCAAGGGAATTCGCGCGTTTCGTGTTGCGGCGGGCCGCGCTGGCGATCGAGCGGGTGGAGCTGCGGCTGCTGGGGCCGGAGTACAAGTCCCCGCGCCTGATCAAGCCGGAGATACTGGCCTCGGCGCGATTCCAGGAGGGGCTGGAGCAAATCCCCGGCGCCACCGTCGAAAAGGCCGGCGAGATGCTCGACGAGCTGTCTACCGGGTGGAGCCGGTTTTCGGTTGACTTGATTCCAGCGCTGGGCCGGCTGTTCAGTCGTGGATTCGACCCGCGCATCGACTATGACCGCGAGCAGGTCGAGAAGATGCGGCGCAACCTGGAAACCCATCCGGCCGTGCTGCTGTTCTCCCATCGGTCCTACATCGACGGCGGCATCGTGCCGTTGGCCATGCAGGAGAACCGGCTGCCCCCGGTGCACACCTTCGCCGGCATCAACTTGTCCTTCGGGATCATGGGTCCGCTGATGCGCCACTCGGGGGTCATCTTCCTGCGCCGCAAGCTCGACGATCCGCTCTACAAATACGTGCTTCGTCAATTTGTCGGCTATATCGTCGAAAAGCGGTTCAACCTCAGCTGGGCCATCGAAGGCACCCGCTCACGCACCGGAAAGATGTTGCCGCCCAAGCTCGGTCTCCTCGCGTACGTCGCCGACGCCTATCTGGATGGCCGCGCCGACGACATCCTGCTGCAGCCGGTGTCGATCAGTTTCGACCAGCTCCACGAGACCGCCGAATACGCCGCATATGCCCGTGGCGGGGAAAAGCGGCCCGAGAGCTTCAGCTGGCTGTACAACTTCATCAAGGCTCAGGGCGAACGTAATTACGGCAAGATCTATGTGCGGTTCCCCGAAGCGGTTTCGATGCGCCAGTACCTCGGCGAGCCGCACGGGCCGATGGTGGAGGACGAAGCCGCCAAGCGGCTGGCCATGCAGAAGATGGCCTTCGAGGTCGCCTGGCGGATCCTGCGCGTCACGCCGGTCAACGCGACCGGGCTGGTCTCGGCACTGCTGCTCACCACGAAGGGCATCGCGCTGACGCTCGATCAGCTGCACCACACCCTGCAGGATTCGTTGGACTACCTGGAGCGTAAGAACACCCCGATCACCAACAGCGCGTTGCGGCTGCGGACGCTCGAGGGGGTGCGGTCGGCCGTGGACGCGCTGTCCAACGGACACCCGGTGACACGCGTCGACGGCGGTCGCGAGCCGGTGTGGCGGATCGCTCCCGAGAACGAATTGGAAGCGGCGTTCTACCGTAACTCCCTGATCCATGCGTTCCTCGAGACGTCGATCGTCGAGCTCGCCCTGGCTCATGCCGCGCACACCGCAGACGATCCGCTGCAGGCGTTCTGGGATCAGGCCATGCGGCTGCGGGATTTGCTCAAGTTCGACTTCTACTTCGCCGATTCGGCGGCGTTCCGCGAGAACATCGCCGAGGAGATGTCCTGGCATACCCGCACGCGAGGAGGACAAGAGGGGCCCCGCACGCGAGGAGGACAAGAGGGGCCCCGCACGCGAGGAGGACAAGAAGAATCAAGCTGGGAAACGCACGTCTCGGCCGGCGGTGAGGAGATCTTCCAACTGCTGCGGGCCAAGCGGCCACTGATCGCAGGTGCCATGCTGCGACCGTTCTTCGAGGCCGACCAGATCGTGGCGGACGTGCTGAGGGACGCGCCCGCCGAGATTTCCGAGAAGGACCTGACCACGCGGGCGCTCGGGCTCGGCACTCAGCAAGTCGCCCAGGGGCGCGTGCAGAGCAACGAGGCGGTGTCGACATTGTTGTTCGCCACGGCACGCCAAGTCGCCGCCGACCAGAACCTGCTGACGCCTGCTGCGGACCTCGCGGCGCGCCGTGAAGCTTTCCTGCGTGAGATCCGCGGCATCGTGGCCGACATGACCCAGGTCGAACAGATCGCGCGGGACCGCTTCTTCGTCGAGGAGCGGCTGCGGCACCGGCAGAGCAGCGAGTCGGCCTAG
- a CDS encoding cytochrome c oxidase assembly protein translates to MTSPDVPAAAGMRTSAVWPVLVGVGLLAGTIAAGIGALALVDALTATGLPNPGPITTYGLPFVRAAGEIAAVVAVGAFLFAAFLVPPQANGVLDVSGYRAVRLGSAASAVWTLCAALLVPLTVSDVSGQPLLDHLSPADVWSVASLIDTAGAWRWTAVLAAVVTVGSLPVLRWGWTPALLAGSMLTLVPLALTGHSSAGGAHDLATNSLFIHLMAAALWAGGLLALLVHALRGQLGGNTALAARRFSALALWCYVAMAFSGVINALVRIEPADLVRTPYGLLVVAKMVALGLLGVLGWAQRRNGVAALQADPDARRPLIRLALGEAALFGATFGIAVGLGRTPPPPDTKVPSATEVAIGYNLAGPPTVTRVLFDWRFDLIFGTAAIIMAVVYLLAVRRLRIRGDAWPMGRTVAWLLGCAVLLFTTSSGLGRYMPAMFSMHMIAHMLLSMLVPVLLVLGGPVTLALRALPAAGRGAPPGPREWLLAALHSPVSKFLTQPVVATVLFVAGFYGLYFGGIFDAAVSNHAAHLLMNAHFLLSGYLFYWVVIGVDPTPRPIPHLAKVGMVFASLPLHAFFGVVMMGMEIVLGGAFYRSLQLPWHIDLLGDQHLGGGIAWAAGEVPLVIVMLALLIQWRRSDQRTAKRLDRAADRDDGAELAAYNAMLAEMARRDKPSA, encoded by the coding sequence ATGACTTCACCGGACGTGCCGGCCGCCGCAGGCATGCGCACCAGCGCTGTGTGGCCTGTGCTCGTCGGTGTCGGGCTGCTGGCCGGGACCATTGCCGCCGGTATCGGTGCGCTCGCGCTGGTCGACGCCCTCACCGCGACCGGTCTGCCCAACCCCGGCCCGATCACCACCTACGGTCTGCCGTTCGTGCGTGCGGCCGGTGAGATCGCCGCGGTGGTCGCGGTCGGCGCGTTCCTGTTCGCGGCGTTCCTGGTGCCGCCGCAGGCCAACGGCGTGCTCGATGTGTCCGGCTACCGGGCCGTGCGGCTGGGGTCGGCGGCCTCGGCGGTATGGACGTTGTGCGCCGCGTTGCTCGTTCCGTTGACCGTGTCCGACGTGTCCGGGCAACCGCTGCTCGACCACCTCAGCCCTGCCGACGTGTGGTCGGTGGCCAGCCTGATCGATACGGCCGGGGCCTGGCGGTGGACGGCGGTTCTCGCCGCTGTGGTGACGGTCGGGAGCCTGCCTGTGCTGCGCTGGGGCTGGACCCCGGCGCTGCTGGCCGGATCGATGCTGACGCTGGTGCCGCTGGCGCTGACCGGTCACTCATCTGCGGGCGGAGCCCACGATCTGGCCACCAACAGTCTGTTCATCCATCTCATGGCCGCTGCGCTGTGGGCGGGTGGCCTGCTGGCGCTGTTGGTGCATGCGCTGCGCGGGCAGCTCGGGGGGAACACCGCACTGGCAGCCCGACGGTTCTCGGCGCTGGCGCTGTGGTGTTACGTCGCAATGGCGTTCAGCGGCGTGATCAACGCGCTGGTGCGCATCGAACCGGCCGATCTCGTGCGCACGCCCTACGGCCTGCTGGTCGTCGCCAAGATGGTGGCCCTCGGATTGCTCGGAGTGCTCGGCTGGGCGCAGCGTCGCAACGGGGTGGCCGCGCTGCAGGCCGACCCGGACGCCCGGCGGCCCCTGATTCGGCTGGCCCTCGGTGAGGCCGCGCTGTTCGGGGCGACCTTCGGGATCGCCGTCGGGTTGGGCCGCACCCCACCGCCACCGGACACCAAGGTGCCCAGCGCCACCGAGGTGGCCATCGGATACAACTTGGCCGGACCACCGACGGTCACCCGCGTGCTGTTCGACTGGCGCTTCGATCTGATCTTCGGCACCGCCGCGATCATCATGGCGGTCGTGTACCTGCTGGCGGTGCGCCGGCTGCGCATCCGCGGCGACGCCTGGCCGATGGGCCGGACGGTGGCGTGGCTGCTCGGCTGCGCGGTGCTGCTGTTCACCACGTCGTCGGGTCTCGGCAGGTACATGCCTGCGATGTTCAGCATGCACATGATCGCCCACATGCTGCTGTCGATGCTGGTGCCGGTCCTGTTGGTCCTCGGTGGACCGGTCACCTTGGCGTTGCGGGCGCTGCCCGCCGCGGGCCGCGGGGCTCCGCCGGGTCCGCGCGAATGGTTGCTTGCCGCTCTACATTCGCCGGTGTCGAAGTTCCTCACCCAGCCGGTGGTGGCAACCGTGTTGTTCGTGGCCGGGTTCTACGGCCTCTACTTCGGTGGCATCTTCGACGCGGCCGTGAGCAATCACGCCGCGCATCTGCTGATGAACGCCCACTTCCTGTTGTCGGGCTATTTGTTCTACTGGGTGGTGATCGGCGTAGATCCGACCCCGCGGCCAATTCCGCATCTGGCCAAGGTCGGGATGGTGTTCGCCTCGCTGCCGCTGCACGCGTTCTTCGGCGTGGTGATGATGGGCATGGAGATCGTGCTGGGTGGGGCCTTTTACCGGTCGTTGCAGCTGCCCTGGCATATCGATCTGCTCGGCGATCAGCACCTTGGCGGTGGAATCGCTTGGGCGGCAGGGGAAGTCCCGCTTGTCATCGTGATGCTCGCGCTGTTGATCCAGTGGCGGCGCAGTGATCAGCGCACCGCCAAACGCCTCGACCGCGCCGCCGACCGCGACGATGGTGCCGAGCTGGCCGCGTACAACGCGATGCTCGCGGAGATGGCCCGCCGCGACAAGCCATCGGCCTGA
- a CDS encoding single-stranded DNA-binding protein, translating into MFETPFTVVGNIVTNPVRLRFGDQELFKFRVASNSRRRSASGTWEPGNSLYVTVNCWGNLARGVSASLGRGDAVVVVGHLYTSEYEDKDGVRRSSVEVRATAVGPDLSRCIAKVELLPKPGGTAALPGADQSATLDDERSETDDDEGDDPGVAVLDPGVLPLSA; encoded by the coding sequence ATGTTCGAGACACCGTTCACCGTGGTCGGCAACATCGTCACCAATCCGGTCCGGCTCCGGTTCGGAGACCAGGAGCTGTTCAAGTTCCGGGTCGCGAGCAACTCCCGCCGGCGGAGCGCCAGTGGAACCTGGGAGCCCGGAAACTCGTTGTACGTGACGGTCAACTGTTGGGGAAACCTGGCCCGCGGGGTCAGCGCCTCGCTCGGCCGGGGTGACGCCGTGGTTGTCGTCGGGCACCTCTATACCAGTGAGTACGAGGACAAAGACGGTGTGCGGCGGTCATCGGTCGAGGTCCGGGCAACCGCCGTCGGGCCTGACCTGTCACGGTGCATCGCCAAGGTCGAGTTGCTGCCGAAGCCGGGCGGTACCGCTGCCCTACCCGGCGCGGACCAGTCGGCGACGTTGGATGACGAGCGTTCCGAGACCGACGACGACGAAGGCGATGACCCGGGGGTAGCGGTGCTGGATCCCGGGGTGTTGCCACTGTCGGCTTGA